One region of Chryseobacterium muglaense genomic DNA includes:
- a CDS encoding ATP-grasp domain-containing protein encodes MKEKTIVCISCYYKGYDFMDEMKKLGNKIILITSENLKEKNWPWHAVDEVFYMPELKPSVWNLDHLIQGFSHLMKTRKVDAVIALDDYDVEKAALIRETFRIPGMGQTTHRYFRDKLAMRQKAKDSGINVPEFTAVFNDQEVKDFTEKVSPPWVLKPRSEASASRIKKLKTQEELWNALEKLGEERHLFLLENFKPGDVYHVDSLTFNKEIVFTSSSKYLAPPMQVSHEGGVFRTKTLGRHSEEFKALEEANAKVLNNFGLLNGATHTEFIRGKEDKKWYFLETSSRVGGAHIPDLVEASSNINIWREWAKIEDALLRGNHYEVSKPTGYYSGLIVALIKDLAPNYKDFECEEVVKFLPIDYHVGIVYKSKDSDVVQDRLDSAAEKIHAEMLNVLPPKDKPSSLDVRC; translated from the coding sequence ATGAAGGAGAAAACCATCGTATGTATTTCGTGCTATTATAAAGGATATGATTTTATGGATGAGATGAAAAAACTCGGTAATAAAATCATCCTCATAACATCGGAAAATTTAAAGGAAAAAAACTGGCCATGGCACGCTGTAGACGAAGTTTTCTATATGCCGGAGCTTAAACCTTCGGTCTGGAATCTCGATCATCTTATTCAGGGATTTTCTCACTTGATGAAAACCAGGAAAGTAGATGCTGTAATCGCTTTGGATGATTATGATGTTGAAAAAGCTGCGCTGATTCGTGAAACATTCCGTATTCCCGGAATGGGACAGACAACGCACCGTTATTTCAGAGATAAACTGGCCATGCGCCAAAAAGCAAAAGATTCAGGAATCAACGTTCCTGAATTTACCGCTGTATTTAACGATCAGGAAGTAAAAGATTTCACCGAAAAAGTTTCTCCGCCATGGGTTTTAAAACCACGTTCAGAAGCATCGGCATCAAGAATTAAAAAATTAAAAACTCAGGAAGAGCTTTGGAATGCGTTGGAAAAACTGGGCGAAGAAAGACATTTATTTCTTCTCGAAAATTTTAAGCCTGGTGACGTTTACCATGTTGACAGTTTAACATTTAATAAAGAAATTGTCTTTACCTCTTCTTCAAAATATCTTGCTCCACCCATGCAGGTTTCTCACGAAGGCGGGGTTTTCAGAACCAAAACTTTAGGAAGGCATTCTGAAGAGTTTAAAGCTTTAGAAGAAGCTAATGCAAAAGTTTTAAACAATTTTGGTTTGTTGAATGGTGCGACACACACAGAATTCATTCGTGGTAAAGAAGACAAAAAATGGTATTTCCTAGAAACCTCTTCAAGAGTTGGAGGTGCCCATATTCCTGATTTGGTTGAAGCTTCGAGTAATATTAATATTTGGCGTGAATGGGCAAAAATTGAAGATGCACTGCTAAGAGGAAATCATTATGAAGTTTCAAAACCGACTGGGTATTATTCAGGATTAATTGTTGCGCTGATTAAAGATTTAGCCCCAAACTATAAAGATTTTGAATGTGAAGAAGTCGTAAAATTTCTTCCTATTGACTATCATGTAGGAATTGTTTACAAATCAAAAGATTCTGATGTTGTTCAAGACAGGCTTGATTCTGCTGCTGAAAAAATTCATGCAGAAATGCTGAATGTACTTCCCCCGAAAGATAAACCATCAAGCTTAGATGTTAGATGTTAG
- a CDS encoding type 1 glutamine amidotransferase, protein MKNVRIALLDMNNNQTNQGFKNIKEISENFQKQSEENISITGFDVRHKNEIPNIEDFDIFISSGGPGNPHREGFEWEQKFADFLDSVYEYNKHNDAKKYLFLICHSFQLASIHWDLGNICKRKSYSFGVQPIHKTEEGEEEFLFKNLPDPFYAVDSRAYQFIEPNVERFEELDMKMVAIEKSRPHIDLERAIMAVRFSDEIFGTQFHPEANPDGMIENLKDEKNKEAMIENYGMEKYLETVDRINDEDKIVLTQSQILPRFLSDAKKNILKQNTATA, encoded by the coding sequence ATGAAAAATGTAAGAATTGCTTTGCTGGATATGAACAACAATCAGACGAATCAGGGATTTAAAAATATAAAAGAAATCTCTGAGAATTTCCAGAAGCAATCGGAAGAAAATATAAGTATTACAGGTTTTGATGTAAGACATAAAAATGAAATTCCAAATATTGAAGATTTTGATATATTTATTTCTTCCGGCGGACCAGGAAATCCACACCGGGAAGGTTTTGAATGGGAACAGAAATTTGCAGATTTTTTAGATTCAGTTTATGAATATAACAAACATAATGATGCAAAAAAATATCTTTTTCTGATTTGTCATTCTTTCCAATTGGCGAGTATTCATTGGGATTTAGGGAATATTTGTAAAAGAAAATCTTATTCTTTTGGAGTGCAGCCAATTCATAAAACGGAAGAAGGTGAAGAGGAATTTTTATTCAAAAACTTACCCGATCCTTTTTATGCAGTAGACTCTAGAGCCTATCAGTTTATTGAGCCTAATGTAGAGCGTTTTGAAGAATTAGATATGAAAATGGTGGCGATTGAAAAATCTCGTCCTCATATCGATTTGGAGCGGGCAATTATGGCAGTTCGTTTTTCTGATGAAATTTTCGGAACGCAGTTTCATCCTGAAGCTAATCCTGACGGAATGATTGAAAATCTGAAAGACGAGAAAAATAAAGAAGCCATGATTGAAAATTACGGTATGGAAAAATATCTGGAAACCGTAGACAGAATTAATGACGAAGACAAAATCGTTCTTACACAATCTCAGATTCTACCTCGTTTTTTAAGCGATGCTAAGAAAAATATTTTGAAACAAAATACGGCAACAGCCTGA
- a CDS encoding alpha/beta hydrolase-fold protein, translating into MPHIEHTDYYSNILGTSLKVEVTGHYGHPIIMFPTSQGLYTQNHDFHLNSSINYFIEQGKVKLYNVQTIDAWTFYDEKISPQQRIRNYEKYVQFLIQEFVPYIQKLHQVHRVAIAGASFGGYHAANFAFRFPDVISHLFCLSGAFSIRNFMDGYDDELVYFNCPREFVKNDEAWKYKHMHIVLSTSDEDICKDKNVEMAGILASKGIDFWYDEKKWINHDWPLWRMTFPTYIGPFF; encoded by the coding sequence ATGCCACATATAGAACATACAGATTATTATTCTAATATATTGGGAACAAGCCTTAAAGTGGAAGTTACTGGACATTATGGTCATCCGATTATTATGTTTCCGACCTCACAGGGTTTATATACTCAAAATCATGATTTTCACCTAAATAGCAGCATCAATTATTTTATTGAGCAGGGAAAAGTAAAATTATACAATGTACAGACGATTGATGCGTGGACTTTTTATGACGAAAAAATTTCGCCACAACAAAGAATCAGAAATTATGAAAAATATGTACAGTTTCTGATTCAGGAATTTGTTCCTTACATTCAAAAACTTCATCAGGTACATCGTGTTGCGATTGCAGGAGCGAGTTTCGGAGGTTATCATGCAGCCAATTTTGCATTCAGATTTCCAGATGTGATTTCGCATTTATTCTGTCTTTCAGGAGCATTCAGCATTCGAAATTTTATGGATGGATATGATGATGAACTCGTTTATTTTAATTGTCCGAGAGAATTTGTAAAAAATGATGAAGCTTGGAAATATAAACATATGCATATTGTTTTAAGTACTTCTGATGAAGACATTTGCAAAGACAAAAATGTAGAAATGGCAGGAATTTTAGCATCAAAAGGAATTGATTTCTGGTACGACGAAAAAAAATGGATTAATCACGACTGGCCTCTTTGGAGAATGACTTTCCCAACCTATATCGGCCCATTTTTTTAA
- the cphA gene encoding cyanophycin synthetase: MKIEKIQALRGPNIWSIRRKKLIQMRLDLEEMEDFPTNKIEGFRERIEHLIPSLISHRCSEGTRGGFFHRIETGTWMGHVIEHIALEIQTLAGMDTGFGRTRETKSPGVYNVVFDYIEENAGIYAAEQAVEIALALIEDKEYDINACIRKLKEIRERVRLGPSTGSIVEEAVSRKIPWIRLGSNSLVQLGYGVNQQRFQATITGNTSSIAVDIACNKELTKRMLHDAAIPVPMGDLIVDEEDLQRVIKKIGYPIVIKPLDGNHGKGSSINVNDWVSSVTGLEHAQKYSKKVIVEKYITGYDFRVLVINNKMVAAARRVPAHVVGDGESNLEKLIEKENRDPRRGYGHENVLTEITIDKDTLELLEKLQYTLETVPQKGEIVYLKSTANLSTGGTSIDVTDMVHPENITMAERISKIIGLDVCGIDIMAENLTQPLKESGGAIIEVNAAPGFRMHLAPSEGLPRNVAAPVVDMLYPQGKPFTIPIIAVTGTNGKTTTTRLISHIVKSNGYRVGFTTSDGIYIQNTMLTKGDTTGPISAEFILKDPTVEFAVLETARGGILRSGLGFGQCDIGVLTNIKEDHLGMNDIHNLKDLTKVKRVVLDSVKKSGWSVLNAEDEYSMRIINDLPSNVAIFSLDENNEYIRKFAKEGRTTCVYEEGYVTIKKGDWKIRIGKVKDFPITMEGKAKFMIDNVLAASLACYLYGFGIEDISNSLRTFIPSAQLTPGRLNVFKFKNFKVLIDFAHNPSGYEAIEDYLKNVESTKKIGIISGVGDRRDEDIRLCGKIAGRMFDHIIIRNEKHLRGRTEEEINGLIIDGMQSSGKDVSYETIPKEIDALKHAMGMAEDGTFITALSDVISNAIDLVQDYQARELLEDDRI; this comes from the coding sequence ATGAAAATTGAAAAGATACAGGCTTTGCGTGGTCCAAATATTTGGAGTATAAGAAGAAAGAAGCTGATACAGATGCGTTTGGATCTGGAGGAAATGGAAGATTTTCCTACCAATAAAATCGAAGGTTTTCGTGAAAGGATAGAACATCTTATACCCTCACTCATTAGTCATCGTTGCTCTGAAGGAACGAGAGGCGGTTTTTTTCATAGAATAGAAACCGGAACCTGGATGGGGCATGTAATTGAGCATATTGCCTTAGAAATTCAGACTTTGGCTGGTATGGATACTGGTTTTGGTAGAACACGTGAGACAAAATCTCCCGGAGTTTACAACGTAGTGTTTGATTATATCGAAGAAAATGCTGGAATCTACGCTGCTGAACAGGCGGTAGAAATTGCTTTAGCTTTAATAGAAGATAAAGAATACGATATTAATGCCTGTATTCGAAAATTAAAAGAAATAAGAGAACGTGTACGATTAGGTCCTTCTACCGGAAGTATTGTTGAGGAAGCAGTTTCAAGAAAAATCCCTTGGATAAGATTGGGAAGCAATTCTTTGGTACAGTTGGGTTATGGCGTTAATCAACAGAGGTTTCAGGCAACAATTACCGGAAATACAAGCTCGATTGCCGTAGATATTGCCTGCAATAAAGAATTAACAAAAAGAATGCTTCACGATGCGGCAATTCCTGTTCCGATGGGGGATCTAATTGTAGACGAAGAAGATCTACAGAGAGTCATCAAAAAAATTGGATATCCTATTGTAATAAAACCTTTAGATGGAAATCATGGAAAAGGTTCTTCAATCAATGTCAACGATTGGGTTTCTTCGGTTACAGGTTTAGAACACGCTCAAAAATATTCAAAAAAAGTAATTGTTGAAAAATACATTACCGGATATGATTTCAGAGTTTTAGTAATCAATAATAAAATGGTTGCTGCGGCGAGAAGAGTTCCTGCTCATGTTGTTGGTGACGGTGAATCTAATCTTGAGAAATTAATTGAAAAAGAAAATAGGGATCCGAGAAGAGGATACGGTCATGAAAATGTTTTAACCGAAATCACCATTGATAAAGATACTTTAGAATTACTTGAAAAACTTCAATATACTTTAGAAACGGTTCCTCAAAAAGGGGAAATAGTTTATCTAAAATCTACGGCTAATCTTTCTACAGGAGGTACTTCAATCGATGTTACCGATATGGTGCATCCTGAAAATATTACAATGGCAGAAAGAATTTCAAAGATCATCGGTTTAGATGTCTGCGGAATTGATATTATGGCTGAAAACTTAACTCAACCTTTGAAAGAAAGCGGGGGAGCGATCATTGAAGTGAATGCAGCTCCTGGTTTCAGAATGCATTTAGCTCCAAGTGAAGGTCTCCCGAGAAACGTTGCAGCTCCTGTTGTCGATATGTTGTATCCGCAAGGAAAACCTTTTACCATTCCGATTATTGCAGTTACAGGAACTAACGGAAAAACGACCACAACAAGATTAATTTCACATATCGTAAAAAGTAACGGTTATAGAGTAGGATTTACCACATCAGACGGAATTTATATTCAGAATACGATGTTAACGAAAGGGGATACGACGGGACCTATTTCCGCCGAATTTATCCTAAAAGATCCTACTGTAGAATTTGCTGTTCTGGAAACCGCAAGAGGTGGAATTCTTCGCTCCGGTTTAGGTTTCGGGCAGTGTGATATCGGGGTTTTAACCAATATTAAAGAAGATCATTTAGGAATGAATGATATTCACAATCTGAAAGATCTTACCAAAGTAAAAAGGGTCGTACTCGACAGTGTAAAGAAAAGCGGATGGAGCGTTTTGAATGCAGAAGATGAGTATTCTATGAGGATCATCAACGATTTGCCGAGTAATGTTGCTATTTTTAGTTTGGATGAAAATAATGAATACATTAGAAAATTCGCTAAAGAAGGGCGCACAACCTGCGTTTACGAAGAAGGTTATGTAACCATCAAAAAAGGAGACTGGAAGATCAGAATCGGAAAAGTAAAAGATTTCCCGATCACGATGGAAGGAAAGGCGAAATTCATGATAGATAACGTTTTGGCGGCGAGTTTGGCTTGTTATCTTTACGGTTTTGGAATTGAAGATATTTCCAATTCACTTCGTACATTTATTCCAAGTGCGCAGCTGACTCCGGGAAGACTGAATGTATTTAAGTTTAAAAACTTTAAAGTTTTAATAGATTTTGCTCACAATCCATCAGGATATGAAGCAATTGAAGATTATCTTAAAAATGTAGAATCTACCAAGAAGATCGGAATTATTTCCGGTGTGGGAGACAGAAGAGATGAAGATATCAGATTGTGCGGAAAGATTGCCGGAAGAATGTTTGATCATATCATTATCAGAAATGAGAAACACCTTCGTGGACGAACAGAAGAAGAAATCAATGGCTTAATCATCGATGGGATGCAGTCTTCAGGAAAGGATGTAAGCTACGAAACTATTCCTAAAGAGATTGATGCACTGAAACATGCTATGGGAATGGCAGAAGACGGCACTTTTATTACGGCTTTAAGTGATGTGATTTCTAATGCAATTGATCTTGTTCAGGATTATCAGGCGAGAGAGTTGCTTGAGGATGACAGGATTTAG
- a CDS encoding GxxExxY protein, whose protein sequence is MTENELSKIVFETGLKIHKKLGAGLFEHVYEECLFYELTKSGFFVEKQKVLPIIYEELKIENAFRLDMIIENKLILEIKAVEYINPTHKAQLLTYLKMTNCKLGMLLNFQSDVFKNGVTRIVNFL, encoded by the coding sequence ATGACAGAAAATGAATTATCAAAAATTGTTTTTGAAACAGGTTTAAAAATTCATAAAAAACTGGGAGCAGGTTTGTTTGAACATGTTTATGAAGAATGTCTATTCTATGAATTAACAAAATCAGGATTCTTTGTTGAGAAACAAAAAGTGTTACCTATCATTTATGAAGAGTTAAAAATTGAAAATGCTTTCAGATTAGATATGATTATAGAAAATAAACTGATTTTAGAAATAAAAGCCGTTGAATACATTAATCCAACGCATAAAGCGCAACTTTTGACTTATTTAAAAATGACAAACTGTAAATTAGGAATGCTCCTAAATTTCCAATCTGATGTTTTCAAAAATGGAGTAACAAGAATTGTAAATTTTTTATAA
- a CDS encoding cyanophycinase → MKPVGKLIIIGGAVNKGSFSETDYDQNVEKNLNFFERGILRKIITESKNKENSIIEVITTASQIPQIVGAEYKKAFEFLGAKNVNILDIHNREEANSDAIVARANAADVVMFTGGDQLRLTSILGGTRFHDAILLKYQEQDFIYSGTSAGAAAASENMIYQGSSSEALLKGEIKTTQGLGLIDNVIVDTHFVQRGRIGRLFQAVVNNPRTLGIGLGEDTGLFIHNDVMTAVGSGLVIIVDGRFIKDTNLTNINLGEPISIDNLTVHVMSMNDHYDLTTRKLTIENSQFNPIPQT, encoded by the coding sequence ATGAAACCTGTTGGAAAATTAATTATTATTGGTGGAGCTGTTAATAAAGGCAGTTTTTCGGAGACCGATTACGATCAGAATGTAGAAAAAAATCTCAATTTTTTTGAAAGGGGGATTTTAAGAAAAATCATTACTGAATCTAAGAATAAAGAAAATTCAATTATCGAAGTTATTACTACAGCTTCGCAGATTCCGCAAATTGTGGGCGCTGAATATAAAAAAGCTTTTGAATTTTTAGGAGCTAAAAACGTCAATATATTAGATATTCACAATCGTGAAGAAGCCAATTCGGATGCTATTGTTGCAAGAGCAAATGCAGCAGATGTTGTGATGTTTACGGGTGGAGATCAGTTAAGATTGACCTCTATTCTTGGTGGAACAAGATTTCACGATGCCATTTTGCTGAAATATCAGGAGCAAGATTTTATCTATTCCGGAACTTCAGCAGGAGCAGCTGCTGCCTCTGAAAATATGATTTATCAGGGAAGCAGTTCTGAAGCTTTATTGAAAGGCGAGATTAAAACCACGCAAGGTTTAGGTTTAATCGACAACGTCATTGTAGACACTCATTTCGTACAAAGAGGAAGAATCGGAAGACTTTTTCAGGCTGTGGTAAATAATCCCCGAACTTTAGGAATTGGTTTAGGTGAAGATACCGGACTTTTCATTCATAATGATGTGATGACTGCCGTAGGATCTGGTTTGGTAATTATTGTTGACGGAAGATTTATTAAAGATACTAATCTTACCAACATCAATTTAGGTGAACCTATTTCAATTGATAATCTTACCGTACACGTTATGTCGATGAATGACCATTATGATTTGACGACAAGAAAGCTAACAATAGAGAATTCGCAGTTTAATCCGATACCGCAAACGTAA
- a CDS encoding class I SAM-dependent methyltransferase, protein MENYLEINKKSWNAKVEPHLKSDFYFVDEFLKGRTSLNSIELGLLGDVKGKRILHLQCHFGQDSISLSRMGAKVTGIDLSDKAIEAGKDLAKQCNTDTEFICSDVYDLPTILDEKFDIVFTSYGTIGWLPDLEKWASVIDHFLKPGGEFIIAEFHPVVWMFDDDFKDIAYNYFNEKPIAETYEGTYADFSAEIVQDYVMWNHSLSEVMQSLIDKNLIINKFQEFDWSPYPCFKHIEEFEKGKWRTERFGNKIPMVYAISAQKKSS, encoded by the coding sequence ATGGAAAATTATTTAGAAATCAACAAAAAATCCTGGAATGCTAAAGTAGAACCACATCTGAAATCTGACTTCTATTTTGTAGATGAATTTTTGAAAGGCCGAACTTCATTAAACTCAATAGAATTAGGCCTTTTAGGAGATGTAAAAGGTAAAAGAATTCTGCATTTGCAATGTCATTTTGGGCAGGATTCTATTTCGCTTTCGAGAATGGGAGCAAAAGTTACCGGAATTGATCTTTCAGATAAAGCAATTGAAGCGGGAAAAGATTTAGCGAAACAATGTAATACAGATACAGAATTTATTTGCTCTGATGTATATGATTTACCTACTATTTTAGATGAAAAATTTGATATCGTTTTTACAAGTTACGGCACAATTGGCTGGCTTCCTGATCTTGAAAAGTGGGCGAGTGTAATTGATCATTTTTTAAAACCTGGCGGGGAGTTTATTATCGCAGAATTTCATCCTGTAGTCTGGATGTTTGATGATGATTTTAAAGATATTGCCTATAATTATTTTAATGAAAAGCCGATTGCAGAGACATATGAAGGAACCTATGCCGATTTCTCTGCAGAAATCGTACAAGATTATGTGATGTGGAACCATTCTTTATCAGAAGTGATGCAAAGTTTGATAGACAAAAACCTGATAATAAATAAATTTCAGGAATTCGATTGGTCACCTTATCCTTGCTTTAAGCACATAGAAGAATTTGAAAAAGGAAAATGGCGAACTGAAAGATTTGGAAACAAAATACCTATGGTTTATGCTATTTCAGCACAAAAAAAGTCATCGTAA
- a CDS encoding carboxylate-amine ligase produces MHQFTIGIEEEYQIIDVESRDLISHVSKIIEGGKAVLSENLKHEMHESMIEMETGICQNIQEAQAELTNLRRHLINTAHEQGLRVSGGGTHPFSNWEHNTITNGERYNKIVDDMGDVARGNLIFGLHVHIGIPNREEGVRIQNVMRYFLPHVYALSVNSPFWIGRSTGFKSYRQEIFVKFPRTGIPSYFNSLAEFDSYVDLLVKTGTIDNAKKIWWDLRVHPFYPTIEFRICDMPLRIEETVCLAAIMQSLVAKIYKLHQQNLSFRSYRRLLLNENKWRASKDGIHSKLIDFGKEESVPYPDLLKELLEFIDDVVDELGCRKEVEYAWKILENGTGADRQLAVYKETGDLTKVVDYMISETEYGITHSQTAL; encoded by the coding sequence ATGCATCAATTTACAATAGGAATCGAAGAAGAATATCAGATTATCGATGTTGAAAGCCGTGATTTAATTTCTCATGTTTCAAAAATTATTGAAGGTGGAAAAGCTGTTTTAAGTGAAAATTTAAAACACGAAATGCACGAATCGATGATTGAAATGGAAACCGGAATTTGCCAGAATATTCAGGAAGCTCAGGCTGAACTTACCAATCTTAGAAGACATCTGATTAATACCGCTCACGAACAGGGACTTCGTGTTTCCGGAGGCGGAACTCATCCTTTTTCAAACTGGGAGCACAACACGATTACAAACGGCGAACGTTACAACAAAATTGTAGACGATATGGGCGATGTTGCCCGTGGAAATCTAATTTTTGGGCTACACGTTCACATTGGAATTCCCAACCGTGAAGAAGGTGTGAGAATACAGAATGTAATGCGTTATTTTCTTCCGCACGTCTATGCACTTTCCGTGAACTCCCCTTTTTGGATCGGAAGAAGCACAGGTTTTAAATCTTACAGACAGGAAATTTTCGTCAAATTCCCAAGAACCGGCATCCCGAGTTACTTTAATTCTCTTGCTGAATTTGACAGCTATGTTGATCTTTTGGTAAAAACCGGAACGATTGACAATGCCAAGAAAATCTGGTGGGATTTGCGTGTTCATCCGTTTTACCCAACTATTGAGTTCAGGATTTGCGATATGCCTTTAAGAATTGAAGAAACAGTTTGCCTTGCAGCAATTATGCAGAGTTTAGTGGCTAAAATCTATAAGCTTCATCAGCAGAATTTAAGTTTCAGAAGCTACAGAAGATTGTTGCTTAATGAAAACAAATGGCGTGCTTCCAAAGACGGAATTCATTCTAAACTGATTGATTTTGGTAAGGAAGAATCGGTACCATATCCTGATCTTTTAAAAGAACTTTTAGAGTTTATTGATGATGTTGTAGATGAATTAGGATGCAGAAAAGAAGTAGAATATGCCTGGAAAATTTTGGAAAATGGAACTGGGGCAGACCGACAATTAGCCGTTTATAAGGAAACCGGTGATCTAACGAAAGTCGTTGATTACATGATATCTGAGACAGAATACGGCATCACGCACAGTCAAACTGCTTTATAA
- a CDS encoding YtxH domain-containing protein, with translation MGNKTNGLLALLGIGALAYWKYKKSTPEQQQAVKDKINSAKDNLNQWGNDLKDKANEVASQAQNKFDEAKAKVEDSASKL, from the coding sequence ATGGGAAATAAGACAAATGGATTATTAGCTTTATTAGGAATAGGTGCTTTAGCATATTGGAAATACAAAAAATCTACGCCAGAGCAGCAACAAGCTGTAAAAGACAAAATTAATAGTGCGAAAGATAATTTGAACCAATGGGGAAATGATTTGAAAGATAAAGCAAATGAAGTAGCTTCCCAAGCTCAAAACAAATTCGACGAAGCGAAAGCTAAAGTTGAAGATTCTGCATCAAAATTATAA
- a CDS encoding isoaspartyl peptidase/L-asparaginase: MKIIIHGGFFSESDQSHEVKTAKQNSLKNIAERAYQYLETHSVVDTVAYAVSLLEDDELFNAGIGSQIQSDGVIRMSAALMNGETQKMSGVINIQDVKNPIFVAKELMKEDDRVLGGNGAKIYADKNGFENFSTEIPQRRKEYEAKLKNGGKGTVGCVAIDKNGKLAVATSTGGKGFEIPGRISDSATVAGNYANEFCAVSCTGVGEDIVSNATSAKIVTRVTDGMSLKEAFDKTFAELKTIDGFAGAIAIDKNGNIYHQDSYPTMVFASFDGNQFEIFK; this comes from the coding sequence ATGAAAATTATTATCCACGGAGGTTTTTTCTCAGAGAGCGACCAAAGCCACGAAGTAAAAACAGCCAAACAAAACTCTTTAAAAAATATCGCTGAAAGGGCATATCAATATTTAGAAACCCATTCTGTAGTTGATACTGTTGCTTATGCGGTTTCACTTTTAGAAGATGATGAATTGTTTAATGCAGGAATTGGTTCGCAAATTCAAAGTGATGGCGTTATCAGAATGAGCGCAGCATTGATGAATGGTGAAACTCAAAAAATGAGTGGGGTTATCAATATTCAGGATGTGAAAAATCCGATTTTTGTAGCAAAGGAACTGATGAAAGAAGATGACCGGGTCTTAGGAGGAAATGGCGCTAAAATTTATGCTGATAAAAACGGGTTTGAAAATTTTTCAACAGAAATTCCTCAACGAAGAAAGGAGTACGAAGCCAAGCTAAAAAACGGAGGAAAAGGAACAGTTGGCTGCGTTGCCATCGATAAAAATGGAAAATTAGCTGTAGCCACTTCTACCGGAGGTAAAGGTTTTGAGATTCCCGGAAGAATTTCAGATTCTGCAACGGTAGCAGGAAATTATGCCAATGAATTTTGTGCCGTAAGCTGTACCGGAGTGGGTGAAGATATTGTAAGCAATGCCACTTCAGCCAAAATTGTGACAAGAGTAACTGACGGAATGAGCTTGAAAGAAGCTTTTGACAAAACTTTTGCTGAATTAAAAACAATTGACGGTTTTGCCGGAGCGATTGCGATTGACAAAAACGGAAACATTTACCATCAGGACTCTTATCCAACAATGGTTTTTGCAAGTTTTGATGGAAATCAGTTTGAAATATTTAAATAA
- a CDS encoding ATP-grasp domain-containing protein: protein MAKKVGILFGMEDTFPWAFIDKVNELGGGEVIAEAVNIDKLEQGADYGYAVIIDRISQDVPFYRAYLKNAALNGTYVINNPFWWSADEKFFNNALMSKLGIPLPKTVLLPSHERPTDTSETSFRNLKFPHDWEYIFDYVGFPAYMKPHDGGGWKSVYRVENPQDLWDKLSETEQLVMMVQEEIVFQDYYRVYCLGQKYVHIMPYEPRNAPHLRYETTHQTEGEDLKKLLKTIHDYTIKMNQALGYDFNTVEFAVKDGIPYAIDFCNPAPDADRNSVGEENFAWIVEHSAKLAIEKAKEYVPGKPNIAWGTFVKDSVK, encoded by the coding sequence ATGGCAAAAAAAGTAGGAATTTTATTCGGGATGGAAGATACATTTCCGTGGGCATTTATTGATAAAGTAAACGAACTTGGAGGTGGAGAAGTTATCGCCGAAGCAGTAAATATTGATAAACTAGAACAAGGTGCAGACTATGGCTATGCTGTAATTATCGACAGAATTTCTCAGGATGTTCCTTTTTACAGAGCTTATCTAAAAAATGCAGCATTGAATGGAACTTATGTCATCAATAATCCTTTTTGGTGGAGTGCAGATGAAAAATTTTTCAACAATGCTTTGATGTCAAAACTAGGAATTCCTTTGCCTAAAACAGTTCTGCTTCCTTCACACGAAAGGCCTACAGATACTTCAGAAACTTCATTCAGAAACCTAAAGTTTCCACACGACTGGGAATATATTTTTGATTATGTAGGATTTCCTGCTTATATGAAACCTCACGATGGAGGTGGCTGGAAAAGTGTTTACAGAGTAGAAAATCCGCAAGACCTTTGGGATAAACTGAGCGAAACTGAGCAATTAGTGATGATGGTTCAGGAAGAAATTGTATTCCAGGATTATTACAGAGTATATTGTTTAGGACAAAAATACGTTCACATTATGCCTTATGAGCCGAGAAATGCGCCTCATTTGAGATATGAAACGACTCATCAAACAGAAGGTGAAGATTTGAAAAAATTATTGAAAACAATTCATGATTATACCATAAAAATGAATCAGGCTTTAGGATATGATTTCAATACCGTAGAATTTGCCGTAAAAGACGGAATTCCTTATGCGATTGATTTCTGTAATCCTGCTCCGGATGCAGATAGAAACTCTGTAGGAGAAGAAAATTTCGCCTGGATTGTAGAACATTCTGCAAAATTGGCTATTGAAAAAGCTAAAGAATACGTTCCCGGAAAACCAAATATCGCTTGGGGAACTTTTGTAAAAGACTCAGTTAAATAA